The Malus domestica chromosome 06, GDT2T_hap1 genome has a segment encoding these proteins:
- the LOC103455289 gene encoding uncharacterized protein isoform X2 encodes MKERSREMGLSPPTAEEIFRYYSAPRTNVVHSLTSVMQLRPSRFTIVTPSLPSRPPRPHHRRRKHYHTIILQKLRERKYNHTCVVALQIGALSMNGSRQIVSKAGHPAALPLSI; translated from the exons ATGAAGGAGAGGAGCAGGGAGATGGGCTTGAGTCCGCCAACGGCGGAAGAGATCTTCAGGTATTATAGTGCTCCGAGAACCAATGTCGTCCACTCCTTAACTAGCG TTATGCAGCTCAGACCATCACGATTCACCATTGTCACCCCATCACTGCCGTCGCGACCACCGAGGCCACATCACCGCCGTCGAAAACACTACCATACCATCATCCTGCAAAAGCTTAG AGAGAGAAAATATAACCATACCTGTGTGGTTGCTCTTCAAATTGGTGCATTATCAATGAATGGATCACGTCAG ATCGTGTCAAAGGCTGGGCATCCAGCTGCTTTACCCCTCTCCATCTGA
- the LOC103455289 gene encoding uncharacterized protein isoform X1, whose protein sequence is MKERSREMGLSPPTAEEIFRYYSAPRTNVVHSLTSVMQLRPSRFTIVTPSLPSRPPRPHHRRRKHYHTIILQKLRERKYNHTCVVALQIGALSMNGSRQRIICKTNPKPFFPSSRSCQRLGIQLLYPSPSDVAPLAVLSLL, encoded by the exons ATGAAGGAGAGGAGCAGGGAGATGGGCTTGAGTCCGCCAACGGCGGAAGAGATCTTCAGGTATTATAGTGCTCCGAGAACCAATGTCGTCCACTCCTTAACTAGCG TTATGCAGCTCAGACCATCACGATTCACCATTGTCACCCCATCACTGCCGTCGCGACCACCGAGGCCACATCACCGCCGTCGAAAACACTACCATACCATCATCCTGCAAAAGCTTAG AGAGAGAAAATATAACCATACCTGTGTGGTTGCTCTTCAAATTGGTGCATTATCAATGAATGGATCACGTCAG AGAATCATATGCAAGACAAATCCTAAACCTTTTTTTCCATCGTCCAGATCGTGTCAAAGGCTGGGCATCCAGCTGCTTTACCCCTCTCCATCTGATGTTGCCCCCTTGGCAGTTCTATCACTACTGTGA